Proteins encoded by one window of Salvia splendens isolate huo1 chromosome 7, SspV2, whole genome shotgun sequence:
- the LOC121742382 gene encoding uncharacterized protein LOC121742382 produces MEELLNNKTFALHAAAAAASVSLGTAVTCPLDTLKVLVQVGSTGKRPLAAPDVYHRVRVLPGYSGWYSGVGWLSLGRTLGLGVRFGVYEILTAFYKDGREDDHLLLSEALLAGFASGTVESLISSPFEMIKVRAQVASASGNMPPPPIVEKSAVPPLVSRLLPRYSLDMNVMSKSIGLLSTLTNRNGNILHSLKEYPWMMTGSGKPPPVSNVRSNSIRNCFSGRMDGSLERL; encoded by the exons ATGGAAGAATTGTTAAACAACAAGACATTCGCGCTGCACGCCGCCGCAGCGGCGGCGTCCGTGTCCCTAGGCACGGCCGTGACATGCCCGCTGGATACTCTCAAAGTCTTGGTCCAG GTTGGCTCCACCGGTAAGAGGCCGTTAGCTGCACCTGATGTTTATCACAGAGTGCGAGTTTTACCGGGATATTCAG GTTGGTACAGTGGCGTTGGGTGGCTGTCTTTGGGAAGAACGCTAGGTCTCGGTGTTCGCTTTGGTGTTTATGAGATTTTGACCGCATTCTACAAAG ATGGTCGTGAGGATGATCATTTACTTCTCTCTGAGGCTCTACTGGCAGGATTTGCTTCTGGAACAGTCGAATCACTGATAAGCTCTCCATTTGAAATGATCAAAGTTCGTGCTCAGGTTGCTTCTGCTTCTGGCAATATGCCCCCGCCACCCATTGTTGAAAAGAGTGCTGTTCCTCCTCTAGTTTCGAGATTGCTTCCCAGATATTCCCTGGATATGAATGTGATGAGCAAATCCATAGGCCTTTTGTCCACCTTGACCAATAGAAATGGAAACATATTGCATTCCTTGAAAGAATACCCATGGATGATGACAGGATCTGGGAAACCACCTCCCGTTAGCAATGTTCGCTCGAACTCTATCAGAAATTGTTTCTCTGGAAGGATGGATGGCTCTCTGGAGAGGTTATAG